From a single Populus trichocarpa isolate Nisqually-1 chromosome 17, P.trichocarpa_v4.1, whole genome shotgun sequence genomic region:
- the LOC7496650 gene encoding MYB-like transcription factor EOBII isoform X2, translating into MDKTPSNSQDVEVRKGPWTLEEDLILTNHIANHGEGVWNSLAKAAGLKRTGKSCRLRWLNYLRPDLRRGNITPEEQLLIMELHAKWGNSNQTMFESIAFISVDIGRRRRDSVPDLSAVLIIKESTVLKVPIRTDCSLSEHDEKDADSNVAGSALFI; encoded by the exons ATGGATAAAACACCATCCAACTCTCAGGATGTTGAAGTAAGAAAAGGGCCATGGACCTTGGAAGAAGACTTGATCTTAACCAACCACATCGCGAACCACGGTGAAGGTGTATGGAACTCGCTTGCTAAAGCTGCAG GTCTGAAACGTACAGGAAAGAGTTGCCGGCTCCGTTGGCTCAACTACTTGCGGCCCGACCTTCGAAGAGGGAATATTACACCTGAAGAACAGCTCTTGATCATGGAACTGCATGCTAAGTGGGGAAACAG CAATCAAACAATGTTTGAAAGTATTGCATTTATCTCTGTCGACATTGGAAGACGAAGAAGAGATTCAGTCCCTGATCTCTCAGCTGTCCTTATAATTAAGGAAAGCACAGTTCTTAAAGTCCCTATTCGTACAGACTGCAGTCTTAGCGAGCATGATGAGAAAGATGCAGATAGTAATGTAGCAGGGTCTGCGTTATTCATTTGA
- the LOC7461319 gene encoding pentatricopeptide repeat-containing protein At5g40400 translates to MNRVSIRILKISKTFASNAQNHTLTKNLVPSSSSSLQTIQNSNSISLSNPLYSFLPENQNPNNFVNLIYSSLKRDNTQLTLLQNDDIKGLIHHLGANEISRVLLRCQSDSVSALTFFNWVKNDLGLKPSTLNYCLILHVLAWSKEFEQAMKFLTELILLVKDTDEDVFQCLFLCCQDCNWDPIIFDLLLKAYVKAGMIKEGFRTFMQILEVGYVPSVIACNYLLNGLLKSNHIHLCWHVYGEMGRVGVIPNSYTFNILTHLFCKDGDIDKMNDFLEKMEEEGFEPDIVTYNTLINGYCGRGRLSDAFYLYRIMYRRCVLPDLVSYTALMNGLCKEGRVREAHQLLHRMVHRGLNPDVVSYNTLICGYCKEGKMLESKSLLYEMIGNGIFPDSFTCRVLIQGYRKEGWLISALNLVVELEKFGVSISPDIYDYLVASLCEEDRPFAAKTLLERMSQRGYIPHVEIYNKLIESLCKGDCVADALSLKAEIVVGNINPNLLTYKALIRCLCRMGRSIEAEKLMEEMLHFGLQPDPEICRAMIHGYCREKDAGKAESLLVLFAKEFQIFDSESYSTLVRIVCEDGDVAKFMELQERMLKVGFAPNSLTCKYMIDGLRKNVGLVKEKLILE, encoded by the coding sequence ATGAATAGAGTTTCAATCAGAATccttaaaatctcaaaaacctTTGCATCTAATGCACAAAACCACACACTTACTAAGAATTTagtaccttcttcttcttcttctcttcaaaCAATACAAAACTCCAACTCCATCTCTCTCTCAAACCCACTTTACAGTTTCCTCCCTGAAAATCAAAACCCCAACAACTTTGTCAATCTCATTTACTCCTCTCTCAAACGAGACAACACCCAGTTAACCCTTCTTCAAAATGATGACATAAAGGGGCTTATTCATCATCTGGGTGCCAATGAAATCTCTAGGGTTTTATTAAGATGCCAGTCCGATTCCGTTTCAGCTCTCACTTTCTTTAACTGGGTCAAAAATGATCTGGGTCTCAAACCCTCTACTCTTAACTATTGTCTTAttcttcatgttttagcttggTCTAAAGAATTCGAACAAGCTATGAAATTCTTAACTGAATTGATTCTGTTGGTTAAAGATACTGATGAAGATGTGtttcaatgtttgtttttgtgttgtcAAGACTGTAATTGGGACCCTattatttttgatttgttacTCAAGGCTTATGTGAAAGCGGGTATGATTAAAGAAGGTTTTAGGACTTTTATGCAGATTTTAGAGGTTGGTTATGTTCCTAGTGTGATTGCTTGCAATTATCTTCTGAATGGGTTGTTAAAGTCGAATCATATCCATCTTTGCTGGCATGTTTATGGAGAGATGGGAAGAGTTGGTGTTATCCCGAATTCATATACATTTAATATTCTGACCCATCTATTTTGCAAGGATGGAGATATCGATAAGATGAATGATTTCTTGGAGAAGATGGAGGAAGAGGGCTTTGAGCCAGATATAGTGACATATAATACGCTGATTAATGGCTATTGTGGAAGAGGAAGATTGAGTGATGCGTTTTATTTGTACAGGATAATGTATAGAAGGTGTGTCTTGCCAGATTTGGTTTCATATACTGCATTAATGAATGGCCTTTGTAAAGAAGGAAGGGTGAGAGAGGCTCACCAACTCCTTCATAGAATGGTTCACAGAGGGTTGAATCCAGATGTTGTTTCATATAATACTCTTATTTGTGGTTATTGCAAGGAAGGAAAGATGCTAGAGTCTAAGTCATTGTTGTATGAGATGATAGGAAATGGGATTTTCCCCGATAGTTTTACTTGTCGGGTTCTTATTCAAGGATACAGGAAAGAGGGTTGGTTAATTTCCGCTTTGAACTTGGTTGTGGAGCTTGAGAAATTTGGTGTTTCAATCTCACCAGATATTTATGATTATCTAGTAGCTTCTTTATGTGAAGAGGATAGACCGTTTGCAGCAAAGACTCTTCTGGAAAGAATGTCTCAGCGTGGTTATATACCTCATGTGGAAATCTATAATAAACTCATCGAGTCTCTCTGCAAAGGTGATTGTGTAGCAGATGCATTATCTCTAAAAGCTGAGATTGTTGTTGGGAACATAAACCCAAATCTTCTTACCTATAAAGCCCTCATTCGCTGCTTGTGTAGAATGGGCAGAAGTATAGAGGCTGAAAAGTTGATGGAAGAAATGCTTCATTTTGGTTTGCAACCTGATCCAGAAATATGCAGAGCCATGATACATGGGTACTGCAGAGAAAAGGATGCTGGCAAAGCAGAATCGTTATTGGTATTGTTTGCCAAggaatttcaaatttttgatAGTGAGAGTTATAGTACACTTGTCAGAATTGTTTGTGAAGATGGTGATGTGGCCAAGTTCATGGAGCTGCAAGAACGGATGCTGAAAGTTGGATTTGCACCAAATAGCCTAACTTGCAAATACATGATTGATGGCTTAAGGAAAAATGTGGGGCTGGTCAAAGAAAAACTTATACTTGAATGA
- the LOC7496650 gene encoding MYB-like transcription factor EOBII isoform X1, whose translation MDKTPSNSQDVEVRKGPWTLEEDLILTNHIANHGEGVWNSLAKAAGLKRTGKSCRLRWLNYLRPDLRRGNITPEEQLLIMELHAKWGNRWSKIAKHLPGRTDNEIKNYWRTRIQKHIKQAETFAAQSSETNEHGSSSSQVSSTTELMVSNCLPSYQGDVEAFSGGNIPQELNENYWSMEDLWSMQLLNGD comes from the exons ATGGATAAAACACCATCCAACTCTCAGGATGTTGAAGTAAGAAAAGGGCCATGGACCTTGGAAGAAGACTTGATCTTAACCAACCACATCGCGAACCACGGTGAAGGTGTATGGAACTCGCTTGCTAAAGCTGCAG GTCTGAAACGTACAGGAAAGAGTTGCCGGCTCCGTTGGCTCAACTACTTGCGGCCCGACCTTCGAAGAGGGAATATTACACCTGAAGAACAGCTCTTGATCATGGAACTGCATGCTAAGTGGGGAAACAG GTGGTCGAAGATTGCAAAGCATCTTCCAGGGAGGACCGACAACGAAATAAAGAATTACTGGAGAACTAGAATCCAGAAGCACATCAAGCAAGCTGAAACATTTGCCGCACAGAGTTCTGAGACGAATGAACATGGGAGCAGTAGCAGCCAAGTTTCCAGCACAACCGAATTAATGGTGTCCAATTGTCTGCCATCCTACCAAGGAGATGTGGAGGCCTTTTCAGGGGGGAATATACCTCAAGAACTGAACGAAAATTATTGGAGCATGGAGGATCTGTGGTCCATGCAGTTACTTAATGGCGATTAA
- the LOC7461318 gene encoding LOW QUALITY PROTEIN: DEAD-box ATP-dependent RNA helicase 14-like (The sequence of the model RefSeq protein was modified relative to this genomic sequence to represent the inferred CDS: inserted 2 bases in 1 codon), which yields MTAAATTSSAGPRYAPDDPTLPKPWRGLVDGKTGYLYFWNPETNVTQYERPSTSAIPPKSSSSVPITPSVQVEQSSSHRGYSPDDRYGRAHNAESKADAVTRSSQSSRGTAIQSENVPNGTANGISARGHGSSSGGSGLTGEAYRRRHEITVTGDEVPPPLTSFEATGFPSEILKEVLKAGFSSPTPIQAQSWPVALQSRDIVAVAKTGSGKTLGYLIPGFIHLKRCRNDPQLGPTVLVLSPTRELATQIQDEAVKFGKSSRISCTCLYGGAPKGPQLKELDRGADIVVATPGRLNDILEMRRVSLNQVKYLVLDEADRMLDMGFEPQIRKIVKEVPARRQTLMYTATWPKEVRKIAADLLVNPVQVNIGNIDELVANKSITQHVELLAPLEKHRRLEQILRSQEPGSKIIIFCSTKKMCDQLARNLTRQFGAAAIHGDKSQSERDHVLSQFRTGRSPILVATDVAARGLDIKDIRVVVNYDFPTGVEDYVHRIGRTGRAGATGVAYTFFGDQDAKYASDLIKVLEGANQLVPPEIRAMASRGGGVMGRFRRWGSGSGGRDGGRGGHSDFGYGGRDGGRGSWGVSNSSSSRPERGGGCGHEHESQARYDRGYSDGYDKGHNHNRSPDKGSGWGDHSKSLNRDRSRSRSPDRYDRAPPVRSFHQAMMEKGRASPSNQIQHERSRSPCAAAVGGSSFHKAVMERGQSPCRGSGGSFHKEMMELGRSSSYHAQQERGRSLRSGGINAGPRSGHDGRGFNAGPHSYFGEEEEGMIPADEDXPPDDGMYPRALDHHLSP from the exons ATGACGGCTGCAGCAACTACTTCTTCCGCGGGTCCACGATATGCACCGGACGACCCTACTCTCCCCAAACCATGGAGAGGTCTAGTCGATGGCAAAACCGGCTACCTTTATTTTTGGAATCCTGAGACCAATGTTACTCAGTATGAGAGGCCTAGTACCTCTGCTATTCCGCCAAAGTCTTCTTCTTCAGTGCCCATCACTCCTTCTGTTCAAGTCGAGCAGTCTTCTTCTCATCGAGGGTATAGCCCTGATGATAGGTATGGAAGAGCCCACAATGCTGAATCAAAAGCTGATGCTGTTACCAGGAGTAGTCAG AGTTCAAGAGGTACAGCAATTCAATCCGAGAATGTCCCAAATGGAACAGCCAATGGAATCTCTGCTAGAGGACACGGATCATCATCTGGAGGAAGTGGTTTGACTGGAGAGGCTTATCGCCGCCGCCATGAAATTACTGTCACT GGAGATGAGGTGCCCCCTCCTCTAACATCATTTGAAGCTACTGGCTTTCCTTCTGAGATTTTGAAAGAG GTACTCAAAGCAGGTTTCTCTTCCCCAACTCCAATTCAGGCACAATCATGGCCGGTTGCTTTGCAGAGTAGAGATATAGTGGCTGTTGCCAAGACCGGTTCAGGAAAAACATTAGGTTACCTTATTCCAGGCTTTATCCATCTCAAGCGCTGCCGTAATGACCCTCAACTGGGCCCAACTGTGTTGGTATTGTCTCCAACAAGAGAGTTAGCAACACAGATACAAGATGAAGCTGTGAAGTTTGGAAAGTCATCAAGAATTTCCTGCACG TGCTTGTATGGAGGAGCACCAAAGGGTCCCCAGTTAAAAGAACTAGACAGAGGAGCAGATATTGTGGTTGCCACTCCTGGTCGCTTGAATGACATTCTTGAAATGAGGAGAGTTAGCCTCAATCAGGTTAAATACCTTGTACTAGATGAGGCTGATCGCATGTTGGACATGGGATTTGAACCCCAGATACGAAAGATTGTAAAGGAGGTGCCTGCTCGTCGCCAGACCCTCATGTACACTGCAACTTGGCCAAAGGAAGTTAGGAAAATTGCAGCAGATCTATTGGTCAATCCTGTTCAGGTTAATATCGGCAACATAGATGAGCTTGTGGCAAACAAGTCAATCACACAG CATGTGGAATTATTGGCACCCTTGGAGAAACATAGACGGTTGGAGCAGATATTGCGGTCCCAAGAACCTGGATcgaagattattattttttgctcaaCAAAGAAGATGTGTGATCAACTTGCTCGCAACCTTACCCGCCAATTCGGAGCTGCTGCTATTCATGGCGACAAATCTCAGAGTGAGAGGGATCATGTTCTGAGTCAGTTCCGTACTGGGAGGTCTCCAATACTTGTAGCCACTGACGTAGCTGCTCGAGGACTGGATATCAAAGATATCAG AGTGGTTGTCAATTACGACTTCCCTACTGGCGTGGAAGATTATGTTCATAGGATTGGGAGAACAGGGAGAGCAGGGGCCACTGGAGTGGCCTACACGTTCTTTGGTGACCAAGATGCAAAGTATGCCTCAGATCTTATCAAAGTTTTGGAAGGAGCAAATCAGCTAGTTCCTCCAGAGATACGTGCTATGGCTTCACGTGGTGGAGGGGTGATGGGAAGGTTTAGACGTTGGGGCTCTGGTTCTGGTGGTCGTGATGGAGGCCGTGGTGGACATAGTGATTTTGGATACGGTGGAAGAGATGGTGGAAGGGGTAGTTGGGGAGTTTCTAATTCCTCTTCCAGCAGGCCAGAACGAGGTGGAGGCTGTGGACATGAACATGAGTCACAGGCCAG GTATGACCGTGGTTACAGTGATGGATATGATAAAGGCCACAATCACAATCGGAGCCCTGATAAGGGATCAGGTTGGGGTGATCACAGTAAAAGCTTGAACCGTGATAGAAGCCGCAGTCGGAGCCCAGACAGGTATGATAGGGCTCCACCAGTGCGAAGTTTTCACCAGGCAATGATGGAAAAGGGTCGGGCATCCCCATCTAATCAAATTCAGCATGAGAGGTCTCGATCCCCTTGTGCTGCTGCTGTTGGTGGTAGCAGTTTTCACAAGGCAGTCATGGAAAGAGGTCAATCCCCTTGTCGTGGTAGTGGTGGCAGTTTCCACAAGGAAATGATGGAACTAGGTCGATCATCATCATACCATGCACAGCAGGAGCGAGGGAGATCACTGAGAAGTGGAGGAATTAATGCTGGGCCACGTTCTGGTCATGATGGCAGAGGATTTAATGCTGGACCTCATTCTTATTTTGGAGAAGAGGAGGAAGGAATGATTCCAGCTGATGAAGA GCCACCGGATGATGGCATGTATCCACGAGCACTAGACCACCATCTTTCTCCTTGA